A stretch of the Arachis stenosperma cultivar V10309 chromosome 6, arast.V10309.gnm1.PFL2, whole genome shotgun sequence genome encodes the following:
- the LOC130934649 gene encoding replication protein A 70 kDa DNA-binding subunit A-like, translating to MRLCLFGIDVIGLLTSVGEEKEYAKEVKIVKMIVLELTSKDLTVQCALFGDYVNQVNHFLASGFVEQPVVVIQLAKVKFFRNTLFVFCQVGHQNVMYATQMLFNPDLPEVVEFRQIMVEQGVNGTQPLFIANDGEVVTLEDDFMHLTRKYTIEEFQDNNEEGSFIIFGTIQGIVEDGDWWYSGCVCGKGIYPQNGAYYCDFCLKHITNVTPRFKIKITVKDHSEEGIFLLFDHEASYLLKKSCADLFTEVQRDASLVCGNTYPPIFQELIGKKLLLKEPDFHKSVPCGEEDIGIKKESSKTFIKSEKVAGTEFAALINGEDEKDEKTPSNDTVNDDLSAELDILLSSPEKETQEVLSHVFYATSQYGEKLIHENHVVTSKGKRNLNLQFEEAAADADERGFKVAKVNGV from the exons ATGAG GTTGTGTTTATTTGGAATAGATGTCATTGGTCTTTTAACTTCAGtgggagaagagaaagaatatGCAAAAGAGGTAAAAATTGTAAAAATGATTGTGCTGGAATTAACTTCAAAAGA TCTTACAGTGCAATGTGCATTATTTGGGGACTATGTTAATCAAGTAAATCATTTTCTTGCCTCTGGCTTTGTGGAGCAGCCTGTTGTAGTCATTCAACTTGCAAAAGTCAAGTTCTTTAGGAATACATTATTTGTTTTCT GTCAAGTAGGCCATCAAAATGTGATGTATGCCACTCAAATGTTATTTAATCCTGATCTTCCTGAAGTTGTTGAATTCAGGCAGAT TATGGTTGAGCAAGGTGTCAATGGTACCCAGCCACTCTTTATTGCAAATGATGGTGAAGTTGTCACCTTAGAAGATGATTTCATGCATTTAACTAGAAAATACACTATTGAAGAGTTTCAAGATAACAATGAG GAGGGTTCTTTTATCATTTTTGGTACAATCCAAGGTATTGTTGAGGATGGAGATTGGTGGTATTCTGGTTGTGTGTGTGGAAAGGGTATCTATCCTCAAAATGGTGCATATTACTGTGATTTTTGTTTGAAGCACATAACTAATGTGACTCCAAG atttaaaattaaaataacagtTAAAGATCATAGTGAGGAGGGTATTTTCCTTCTCTTTGATCATGAGGCATCTTATTTGCTTAAGAAATCATGTGCTGACTTGTTTACTGAGGTTCAAAGAGATGCAAGT CTTGTATGTGGGAATACTTATCCTCCCATATTCCAAGAGCTCATTGGAAAGAAGTTACTGCTAAAG GAGCCTGATTTTCACAAATCTGTTCCCTGTGGAGAAGAGGATATTGGTATTAAGAAGGAGTCATCTAAGACTTTTATCAAAAGTGAGAAAGTTGCTG GGACTGAGTTTGCTGCCTTAATTAATGGTGAAGATGAAAAAGATGAGAAAACACCCAGCAATGATACTGTTAATGATGATCTTTCTGCTGAACTGGATATATTGCTTAGCTCACCAGAAAAAGAAACTCAG GAGGTGTTGTCCCACGTTTTTTATGCAACTTCCCAATATGGAGAGAAGCTTATTCATGAAAATCATGTTGTCACCTCCAAGGGCAAGAGGAATTTGAATCTCCAATTTGAAGAGGCGGCTGCTGATGCAGATGAGCGTGGGTTCAAGGTTGCCAAGGTTAATGGAGTTTGA